Proteins encoded within one genomic window of Ovis aries strain OAR_USU_Benz2616 breed Rambouillet chromosome 1, ARS-UI_Ramb_v3.0, whole genome shotgun sequence:
- the BGLAP gene encoding osteocalcin precursor (The RefSeq protein has 2 substitutions compared to this genomic sequence), whose amino-acid sequence MRTPMLALLGLATLCLAGQADAKPGDAESGKGTAFVSKQEGSEVVKRLRRYLDPGLGAPAPYPDPLEPRREVCELNPDCDELADHIGFQEAYRRFYGPV is encoded by the exons ATGAGAGCCCCCGTGCTCGCCCTGCTGGGCCTGGCCACCCTCTGCCTTGCTGGCCAGGCAG ATGCAAAGCCTGGTGATGCAGAGTCGGGCAAAGGCACAG cctTCGTGTCCAAGCAGGAGGGCAGCGAGGTGGTGAAGAGACTCAGGCGCTACCTGGATCCTGGGCTGGG AGCCCCAGCCCCCTACCCAGATCCGCTGGAGCCCAGGAGGGAGGTGTGTGAGCTCAACCCTGACTGTGATGAGCTAGCTGACCACATCGGCTTCCAGGAGGCCTATCGGCGCTTCTACGGCCCGGTCTAG
- the PAQR6 gene encoding membrane progestin receptor delta isoform X1, translating into MLSLKLPQLLRVHQVPRVFWEDGIMSGYRRPTSSALDCVLSSFQMTNETVNIWTHFLPTWYFLWRLLALAGGLGFRSEPYHWPLLVFLLPACLYPFASCCAHTFSSMSPRVRHICYFLDYGALSLYSLGCAFPYAAYSMPASWLHSHLHQLFVPAAALNSFLCTGLSCYSRFPELESPGLSKILRSAAFVYPFLFDNLPLFYRLGLCWGRGHSCGQEALSTSHGYHLFCALLTGFLFASHLPERLAPGRFDYIGHSHQLFHICAVLGTHFQLEAVLTDMGSRRAWLATQEPPLGLAGTVATLGLAVAGNLLIIAAFTASLFRAPSTCPLLQGSSLEWGTKAKLQ; encoded by the exons ATGCTCAGTCTCAAGCTGCCCCAACTCCTTCGAGTCCACCAGGTCCCCAGG GTGTTCTGGGAAGATGGTATCATGTCTGGCTACCGCCGCCCCACCAGCTCGGCCTTGGACTGTGTCCTCAGCTCTTTCCAGATGACCAACGAGACCGTCAACATCTGGACTCACTTCCTGCCCACCTG GTACTTCCTGTGGCGCCTCCTGGCGCTGGCGGGAGGCCTGGGCTTCCGGTCGGAGCCCTACCACTGGCCGCTGCTCGTCTTCCTGCTGCCCGCCTGCCTCTACCCGTTTGCATCGTGCTGCGCGCACACCTTCAGCTCCATGTCGCCCCGCGTGCGTCACATCTGCTACTTCCTGGATTACGGTGCGCTCAGCCTCTACAGCCTGG gctgCGCCTTCCCCTATGCCGCCTACTCCATGCCGGCCTCCTGGCTGCACAGCCACCTGCACCAGCTCTTTGTGCCCGCCGCCGCACTCAATTCTTTCCTGTGTACCGGCCTCTCCTGCTACTCCCG GTTCCCAGAGCTAGAAAGCCCTGGGCTCAGTAAGATCCTCCGCTCGGCCGCCTTCGTCTATCCCTTTCTGTTCGACAACCTCCCACTTTTCTATCGG CTGGGACTGTGCTGGGGCAGGGGCCACAGCTGTGGGCAGGAGGCGCTGAGCACCAGCCATGGCTACCACCTCTTCTGTGCGCTGCTCACTGGCTTCCTCTTCGCCTCTCATTTGCCTGAGCGGCTGGCACCAGGACGCTTTGATTACATCG GCCACAGCCACCAGCTATTCCACATCTGTGCAGTGCTGGGCACGCACTTCCAGCTGGAGGCGGTGCTGACTGATATGGGATCTCGCCGAGCCTGGCTGGCCACGCAGGAACCGCCCCTGGGCCTGGCAGGCACGGTGGCCACTCTGGGCTTGGCAGTGGCCGGGAACTTGCTCATCATTGCCGCTTTCACAGCTTCCCTATTTCGGGCCCCCAGTACATGCCCCCTGCTGCAAGGTAGCTCACTGGAGTGGGGTACAAAGGCCAAACTGCAATGA
- the PAQR6 gene encoding membrane progestin receptor delta isoform X2 yields MSGYRRPTSSALDCVLSSFQMTNETVNIWTHFLPTWYFLWRLLALAGGLGFRSEPYHWPLLVFLLPACLYPFASCCAHTFSSMSPRVRHICYFLDYGALSLYSLGCAFPYAAYSMPASWLHSHLHQLFVPAAALNSFLCTGLSCYSRFPELESPGLSKILRSAAFVYPFLFDNLPLFYRLGLCWGRGHSCGQEALSTSHGYHLFCALLTGFLFASHLPERLAPGRFDYIGHSHQLFHICAVLGTHFQLEAVLTDMGSRRAWLATQEPPLGLAGTVATLGLAVAGNLLIIAAFTASLFRAPSTCPLLQGSSLEWGTKAKLQ; encoded by the exons ATGTCTGGCTACCGCCGCCCCACCAGCTCGGCCTTGGACTGTGTCCTCAGCTCTTTCCAGATGACCAACGAGACCGTCAACATCTGGACTCACTTCCTGCCCACCTG GTACTTCCTGTGGCGCCTCCTGGCGCTGGCGGGAGGCCTGGGCTTCCGGTCGGAGCCCTACCACTGGCCGCTGCTCGTCTTCCTGCTGCCCGCCTGCCTCTACCCGTTTGCATCGTGCTGCGCGCACACCTTCAGCTCCATGTCGCCCCGCGTGCGTCACATCTGCTACTTCCTGGATTACGGTGCGCTCAGCCTCTACAGCCTGG gctgCGCCTTCCCCTATGCCGCCTACTCCATGCCGGCCTCCTGGCTGCACAGCCACCTGCACCAGCTCTTTGTGCCCGCCGCCGCACTCAATTCTTTCCTGTGTACCGGCCTCTCCTGCTACTCCCG GTTCCCAGAGCTAGAAAGCCCTGGGCTCAGTAAGATCCTCCGCTCGGCCGCCTTCGTCTATCCCTTTCTGTTCGACAACCTCCCACTTTTCTATCGG CTGGGACTGTGCTGGGGCAGGGGCCACAGCTGTGGGCAGGAGGCGCTGAGCACCAGCCATGGCTACCACCTCTTCTGTGCGCTGCTCACTGGCTTCCTCTTCGCCTCTCATTTGCCTGAGCGGCTGGCACCAGGACGCTTTGATTACATCG GCCACAGCCACCAGCTATTCCACATCTGTGCAGTGCTGGGCACGCACTTCCAGCTGGAGGCGGTGCTGACTGATATGGGATCTCGCCGAGCCTGGCTGGCCACGCAGGAACCGCCCCTGGGCCTGGCAGGCACGGTGGCCACTCTGGGCTTGGCAGTGGCCGGGAACTTGCTCATCATTGCCGCTTTCACAGCTTCCCTATTTCGGGCCCCCAGTACATGCCCCCTGCTGCAAGGTAGCTCACTGGAGTGGGGTACAAAGGCCAAACTGCAATGA